A single Fusobacterium sp. JB019 DNA region contains:
- a CDS encoding Cof-type HAD-IIB family hydrolase yields the protein MYKAVISDLDGTLLNSKHEISDYSKEIIGRIIKKGIKFIIATGRHHKDAMCFKKQLGADSFLVSANGSVVHDYKNKPIINDTIPKDYAEYFLNLDLEDEIMQNVYTFDKWYVNMDVPEVNKYHKESGFTPNIVELKKISTDNISKFAYICRDSRVLDKLEEKLKKDKNISKNINITASLDICLEIMGKGVSKGKAISEILRREGISLEETIAFGDGLNDKEMLELVGKGLIMGNASKKLKEALPNNEVIGTSDEDSEARYLKKIFL from the coding sequence ATGTATAAGGCAGTAATTTCTGATTTAGATGGAACTTTACTAAATTCAAAGCATGAGATTTCAGATTATAGTAAAGAAATAATTGGTAGAATTATAAAAAAAGGAATTAAATTTATAATTGCTACAGGTAGACATCATAAAGATGCAATGTGTTTTAAAAAACAATTAGGAGCAGATTCTTTTTTAGTATCAGCTAATGGATCAGTTGTTCATGATTATAAGAATAAGCCCATCATAAATGATACAATACCTAAAGATTATGCAGAGTATTTTTTAAATTTAGATTTAGAAGATGAGATAATGCAAAATGTATATACTTTTGATAAATGGTATGTAAATATGGATGTTCCAGAAGTAAATAAGTATCATAAAGAATCAGGATTTACTCCAAATATAGTAGAATTAAAAAAAATAAGCACAGATAATATATCAAAGTTTGCATATATATGTAGGGATAGTAGAGTTTTAGATAAGTTGGAAGAAAAATTAAAAAAAGATAAGAATATATCTAAAAACATTAATATTACAGCTTCTTTAGATATTTGCCTTGAAATTATGGGAAAAGGAGTATCAAAAGGAAAAGCTATTTCTGAAATTTTGAGAAGAGAAGGAATTTCTTTAGAAGAGACGATTGCTTTTGGGGATGGGCTTAATGATAAAGAGATGTTAGAACTTGTTGGAAAAGGTTTAATTATGGGTAATGCTAGCAAAAAACTTAAAGAAGCTTTGCCGAATAATGAAGTAATTGGAACTTCTGATGAGGATAGTGAAGCTAGATATTTGAAAAAAATATTTTTATAA